One Castanea sativa cultivar Marrone di Chiusa Pesio chromosome 4, ASM4071231v1 DNA window includes the following coding sequences:
- the LOC142630274 gene encoding uncharacterized protein LOC142630274 isoform X1, which produces MPGPGPHMMYAMGSGLAMSSLTNGRFSPHHTLTYTVNAFFGPDIGSFSEWLSSTMGFGHTFASALADAIHHPFFYILILGLPLCFLYSWVSRVLIQKGVLDSVSGVPLTKKQCLLLVSAGSLTHFFLDHLFEENGHSKMYTWILSTGWWETQAPVNPDAVVVVGFLCICLIGGFIYINRVKSGSSTRNQSYQSMKLILIIASLYCLWCASQIYWANPRRSAVGEEADLGVLVFLATYFFLPHCLCILSIYAKDLNSEQIPL; this is translated from the exons ATGCCAGGCCCAGGTCCGCACATGATGTACGCCATGGGTTCGGGCCTGGCCATGTCGTCTCTCACCAATGGCCGCTTCAGCCCGCACCACACTCTCACCTACACAGTCAACGCTTTCTTCGGCCCTGACATCGGCTCCTTCTCCGAGTGGCTCAGCTCCACCATGGGCTTCGGCCACACCTTTGCCTCAGCGCTAGCCGATGCAATCCACCACCCATTTTTCTATATCCTCATTCTTGGCCTCCCTCTCTGCTTTCTCTACTCTTGGGTTTCCAGGGTTTTGATCCAAAAGGGTGTTCTTGATTCTGTCTCTGGG GTCCCACTTACTAAGAAGCAATGCCTATTGTTGGTCTCTGCAGGTTCTTTAACACACTTTTTCCTTGACCACTTGTTTGAG GAAAATGGACATTCAAAAATGTATACTTGGATATTGAGCACTGGTTGGTGGGAGACCCAAGCACCTGTCAACCCAGATGCCGTTGTTGTAGTTGGCTTCTTATGCATTTGCTTAATTGGTGGCTTTATTTACATCAACag AGTGAAGTCCGGAAGTTCCACTAGAAATCAATCATATCAATCAATGAAACTTATATTGATCATAGCAAGCCTGTATTGTTTATGGTGCGCAAGCCAAATATACTGGGCAAATCCTCGTCGGTCAGCTGTTGGTGAAGAGGCTGACCTTGGAGTTCTTGTATTTTTAGCCACGTATTTTTTTCTCCCTCACTGTTTGTGTATTCTGTCTATTTACGCAAAAGATCTTAATTCAGAGCAGATTCCCCTTTAA
- the LOC142630274 gene encoding uncharacterized protein LOC142630274 isoform X2 produces MPGPGPHMMYAMGSGLAMSSLTNGRFSPHHTLTYTVNAFFGPDIGSFSEWLSSTMGFGHTFASALADAIHHPFFYILILGLPLCFLYSWVSRVLIQKGVLDSVSGENGHSKMYTWILSTGWWETQAPVNPDAVVVVGFLCICLIGGFIYINRVKSGSSTRNQSYQSMKLILIIASLYCLWCASQIYWANPRRSAVGEEADLGVLVFLATYFFLPHCLCILSIYAKDLNSEQIPL; encoded by the exons ATGCCAGGCCCAGGTCCGCACATGATGTACGCCATGGGTTCGGGCCTGGCCATGTCGTCTCTCACCAATGGCCGCTTCAGCCCGCACCACACTCTCACCTACACAGTCAACGCTTTCTTCGGCCCTGACATCGGCTCCTTCTCCGAGTGGCTCAGCTCCACCATGGGCTTCGGCCACACCTTTGCCTCAGCGCTAGCCGATGCAATCCACCACCCATTTTTCTATATCCTCATTCTTGGCCTCCCTCTCTGCTTTCTCTACTCTTGGGTTTCCAGGGTTTTGATCCAAAAGGGTGTTCTTGATTCTGTCTCTGGG GAAAATGGACATTCAAAAATGTATACTTGGATATTGAGCACTGGTTGGTGGGAGACCCAAGCACCTGTCAACCCAGATGCCGTTGTTGTAGTTGGCTTCTTATGCATTTGCTTAATTGGTGGCTTTATTTACATCAACag AGTGAAGTCCGGAAGTTCCACTAGAAATCAATCATATCAATCAATGAAACTTATATTGATCATAGCAAGCCTGTATTGTTTATGGTGCGCAAGCCAAATATACTGGGCAAATCCTCGTCGGTCAGCTGTTGGTGAAGAGGCTGACCTTGGAGTTCTTGTATTTTTAGCCACGTATTTTTTTCTCCCTCACTGTTTGTGTATTCTGTCTATTTACGCAAAAGATCTTAATTCAGAGCAGATTCCCCTTTAA